The genomic window ATTTGTTGGGACCAGTGGTATCCAGAGGCGTCTCGTATTACTGCTTTGATGGGCGCTGATATCATGTTCTATCCAACGGCAATTGGCTGGGATACTACACAAGACGAAGAAACCAACCAAGACCAATATAATGCTTGGCAAACGATACAACGTTCGCATTCGGTAGCTAATGGCTTACCTGTAATTAGCGTTAACCGTGTGGGTTTTGAGCAAGAAGGACGCATGAAATTCTGGGGCGGAAGTTTTGCAACCAACGCTCAAGGTAAATTATTATACTTGGCATCTCACGATAAAGAAGAAACAACTGTGGTAGATATCGACTTGAAACAAAGTGATTATATTCGCAAGCACTGGCCTTTCTTACGTGATAGAAGAATTGACTCGTACCAGCCAATTACAAAGAGGTATATAGACGAGGATTAATTAGTCGGGAAGTTTTTAGTCCGTAAGTCCGTAAGATTTATTCAGTAAAGACGGAAAGCCAGTAAAGTCCGAAAGAGATTTTTCAAAGACAATTTGTATATTTCAGCTTACCTAAGAAATAGCAAATTATGTCATTTAAATTTGAAAAACTAAAAGTTTGGCAAAAGGCATTGGACTTGGCCGATGAAATAGACCAACTGACTAAAACCTTCCCGAAAGAAGAAATTTATATATTAAACTCACAAATAAAAAGAGCGGCAGACTCCATTTCGTTAAATATCGCAGAAGGAAATGCTGGGCAAAGTAATGCTGAATTCATAAGATTTCTACGTTACGCACTCAGGTCTGATATTGAAGTTGTAGGTTGTTTGCATCTTGCCAAAAGAAGAAAGTATTTACAAGAGGAACATTTTACAAAACTCTATGCTTCTTGTGAAGAAGTTTTAGTGATGATAAATGGTCTGATAAAATCATTGAAGTAATGTCTGATAATATCCATCATAAATCTAATACGTCACATCTGTTTAGCACCAAATCTTCCGGACTTTCGGACTTCCCGTCTTTCCAACTTTCCGAAACGCCAAAGGCGAAAGGCTTTGCATTCCCTGCGGAATGGGCAAAGCACGAAGCAACTTGGTTAAGTTGGCCTCATAAAGAAGCATCTTGGCCAGGCAAAATTGAGACCATTTACCAGCCATATTGCGAGTTTATTAAGTTGGTGGCAACTGGCGAGAAGGTTCGCATTAACGTAAAAGACGAGGCGATGAAAGCTTTTGCTACTGCCGAGTTGGAAAAAGTAGGTGCCAATTTATTACAAATTGAGTTTTACTTCAATGAAACTAACGATGCTTGGTGCCGCGACCACGGACCTGCTTTTGTAGTGAAAGGAAATCAAAAAGCAATAGTAGACTGGGGTTACAATGCTTGGGGCGATAAATATCCTCCCTACGATTTGGACGATGTAGTGCCAACCAAAATTGCGCAGCATTTTAACTTGCCACTGTTCACGCCAGATATTGTAATGGAAGGTGGTTCGGTAGAGTTTAACGGAGCAGGAACGATCTTAACTAGTGAAGCTTGCTTGCTGAACGAAAACAGAAATCCGCATTTAAACAGAGAACAGATAGAAATCTATTTAAAAGAGTTCTATGGTGCAGAGCAGATTTTGTGGGTAGGAGATGGCATTGTAGGTGATGATACCGATGGACACATTGACGATATCACTCGTTTTGTGAATGAAGACACTGTTTTAACGGTAGTAGAAAGTAATCCGCTTGATGAAAACTATTTGCTGTTAAAAGAAAATTTGGAACGTTTAAAAAAGATGACCTTGCAAGATGGCAGGAAACTAAACATTGTAGAGTTGCCAATGCCTTCGCCAGTAATTTACGAAGATACTCGCTTGCCAGCATCTTACGCTAACTTTTACATTGCTAATGCTGCGGTAATTGTACCGATTTTTAATGATGTGAACGACCAAAAAGCATTGGATATCATACAAGGTTGTTTCCCTGATAGGCCAGTAGTAGGTATCAACTCGGTAGATATCATTTGGGGATTGGGCAGTTTCCATTGTTTAAGTCAGCAGGAACCAGC from Pedobacter sp. SL55 includes these protein-coding regions:
- a CDS encoding four helix bundle protein, translating into MSFKFEKLKVWQKALDLADEIDQLTKTFPKEEIYILNSQIKRAADSISLNIAEGNAGQSNAEFIRFLRYALRSDIEVVGCLHLAKRRKYLQEEHFTKLYASCEEVLVMINGLIKSLK
- a CDS encoding agmatine deiminase family protein — encoded protein: MSDNIHHKSNTSHLFSTKSSGLSDFPSFQLSETPKAKGFAFPAEWAKHEATWLSWPHKEASWPGKIETIYQPYCEFIKLVATGEKVRINVKDEAMKAFATAELEKVGANLLQIEFYFNETNDAWCRDHGPAFVVKGNQKAIVDWGYNAWGDKYPPYDLDDVVPTKIAQHFNLPLFTPDIVMEGGSVEFNGAGTILTSEACLLNENRNPHLNREQIEIYLKEFYGAEQILWVGDGIVGDDTDGHIDDITRFVNEDTVLTVVESNPLDENYLLLKENLERLKKMTLQDGRKLNIVELPMPSPVIYEDTRLPASYANFYIANAAVIVPIFNDVNDQKALDIIQGCFPDRPVVGINSVDIIWGLGSFHCLSQQEPAV